One Robbsia sp. KACC 23696 DNA segment encodes these proteins:
- a CDS encoding cupin domain-containing protein: MREYWQRKPLLIRQAVPEIAGRFCADDLFLLAQDDDIESRLVERRRGRWHLTSGPFYNDPRESTPASHDDDWHDEDAPRAQASPSRGRARGGKQADQGTLGHKDWSLLVQGVDLYDDDAAALLRRFRFIPDARLDDLMVSYAVDGGGVGPHFDSYDVFLLQAEGQRRWRISEQTDLRLDPAQPMKILQHFVPEQEWVLSPGDMLYLPPHIAHDGIAIGECITCSIGFRAADETELTVQFFHTLAEQIADARASDDAADTLADAQAETVKRSARSKAVRPRNRLYRDPEQPAVSRPAALPAQLVAHTQSLLSRVTWDQASVSAFLGTYLTEPKMNVYFDPPGRRFSRDSFLKRMLAQGLHLDSRSRMLYDERQVYLNGEALPLDRWSMMMAGVADGKATSKAASTRTGSSQAITARVFDASSKAVLSTQRKTVAKARGSAISAVPPTVKQARGILRDLLMKLADQRSLQADDFVTLAHDSPIVSAWHEWYLAGWIRLAVLTDRLS, from the coding sequence ATGCGCGAATACTGGCAGCGCAAGCCGCTGCTGATTCGCCAGGCAGTGCCGGAAATTGCCGGTCGCTTCTGCGCCGACGATCTGTTTCTGCTCGCGCAGGACGATGACATCGAATCCCGACTGGTGGAACGCAGACGCGGGCGTTGGCATCTGACCTCGGGCCCTTTCTATAACGATCCACGCGAGTCCACGCCCGCGTCGCACGATGACGACTGGCACGACGAGGACGCCCCACGGGCGCAGGCCTCGCCATCGCGCGGTCGGGCCCGCGGCGGCAAGCAAGCGGACCAAGGGACGCTCGGCCATAAGGACTGGTCCCTGCTCGTGCAAGGCGTCGATCTATACGACGACGATGCCGCTGCGCTGCTACGCCGTTTCCGCTTCATCCCGGATGCCCGCCTCGACGATCTGATGGTCAGCTATGCGGTAGATGGCGGTGGCGTCGGCCCGCATTTCGACTCCTATGACGTCTTCCTGCTGCAGGCCGAGGGACAACGTCGCTGGCGCATCAGCGAACAGACGGATCTGCGCCTCGATCCGGCCCAGCCTATGAAAATTCTGCAGCACTTCGTTCCCGAGCAGGAATGGGTGCTGAGCCCGGGCGATATGCTGTATCTGCCGCCACACATCGCGCATGACGGCATTGCCATCGGTGAATGCATTACCTGTTCGATCGGATTTCGCGCAGCGGATGAAACCGAACTGACCGTGCAATTTTTTCACACCCTGGCGGAACAAATTGCCGATGCCCGCGCCAGCGACGATGCAGCCGACACGCTGGCCGACGCGCAGGCAGAGACCGTGAAACGAAGCGCTCGATCGAAAGCGGTCCGTCCGCGCAATCGGCTTTATCGCGATCCCGAGCAGCCCGCCGTCTCGCGCCCGGCGGCGCTACCGGCGCAATTGGTCGCGCATACGCAGTCGCTGCTGTCCCGTGTAACGTGGGATCAGGCGAGTGTCAGCGCCTTCTTGGGGACCTATCTCACGGAACCGAAGATGAACGTGTACTTCGATCCGCCGGGACGCCGTTTTTCCCGAGACAGTTTCTTGAAACGGATGCTGGCACAGGGTTTGCATCTGGATAGTCGCTCGCGCATGCTTTATGACGAACGACAGGTCTATTTGAATGGTGAAGCGCTGCCGTTGGACCGTTGGTCGATGATGATGGCAGGCGTGGCGGACGGGAAAGCAACGTCGAAGGCAGCATCGACGCGCACCGGATCGTCACAAGCGATTACGGCACGCGTGTTTGATGCATCGTCGAAAGCGGTACTTTCGACGCAGCGGAAAACGGTTGCGAAGGCCCGTGGTTCGGCGATTTCAGCGGTGCCGCCCACCGTCAAACAAGCGCGCGGAATACTGCGTGACTTGCTGATGAAACTCGCCGATCAACGGTCGTTGCAAGCTGACGATTTTGTAACACTCGCTCACGATTCTCCGATAGTATCGGCGTGGCACGAGTGGTATCTTGCGGGCTGGATTCGGTTGGCCGTTTTAACCGATCGATTGTCGTGA
- a CDS encoding peptidylprolyl isomerase, which produces MKIAKNTVVALKYTLSDAQGNLIEESDEPLVYLHGGYDGTFPKIEEALDGQENGFEAQIQLEPSDAFGDYDPELVKVESRERFPEPLEVGMQFEGAPDESDEAAETLIYTVTDLAEDKVVLDGNHPLAGMALRFALTVTEVREATDDEIEHEHAHGIDGLEVVDEDEDDEDESAPPPKPTLH; this is translated from the coding sequence ATGAAAATCGCGAAGAACACCGTCGTCGCGCTGAAGTACACACTGTCTGACGCGCAAGGCAATTTGATCGAAGAGAGCGACGAGCCCCTCGTGTACCTGCACGGCGGCTATGATGGCACGTTCCCGAAGATCGAGGAAGCGCTGGACGGGCAAGAGAATGGTTTCGAGGCACAGATCCAGCTCGAGCCCAGCGACGCGTTCGGCGATTACGACCCGGAATTGGTCAAGGTGGAATCGCGCGAGCGCTTCCCCGAGCCACTCGAGGTCGGCATGCAATTCGAGGGTGCGCCCGACGAATCGGATGAAGCCGCCGAGACCTTGATTTATACGGTCACGGACCTCGCCGAAGACAAGGTCGTCCTCGACGGCAACCACCCGCTGGCAGGCATGGCCTTGCGTTTCGCCCTGACCGTCACCGAAGTGCGTGAAGCGACGGACGATGAAATCGAGCATGAGCATGCGCATGGCATCGATGGCCTCGAGGTCGTGGATGAGGATGAGGACGACGAGGACGAAAGCGCGCCGCCGCCGAAGCCGACACTGCACTGA